The Gammaproteobacteria bacterium genomic interval CTCTTTTAAGCCCGCTTTTATCTTCCATGCGTTGAGCAATTTGTATGATTCTATCGGCTACCTTGTCCCAGGTATAGTTTTGTATTACGGTTTTACGGGCTTCGGCTCCCAAGGTTTGGCGCAGTTTTTCGTCGTTATACAGTCGCAACAACGATTGTAACAGTGAGTCCACGTTACCGGGTGTACACAGCAATCCGTTTTTGCCGGGGATGATCAGTTGTTTGAGTTGACCGATTTCGCTGGCGATAACGGCCAGGCCCGCGGCCATGTATTCGTAGACTTTTAGTGGCGAAAAATAAAATTCACTTAGGTTCGGGTATGGTGCCACGGCTATGTCCATTGAGGCCAGTTTCGCAGGTATTTCCTGCGGAGCGACTGCGCCGATCAGGTCGACGGCGGCCTCAATGTTGTATTTCGTGCACAGTTCCTGTATTTCGGATTTTTGTGGCCCGTCACCTACCACCATCAAGCGGGTGTTTGGTTGCTGCCGATGAAATGCTGCAAATGCTTCGATGAGGCCGGGGAGGCCATGCCAGGGTTTTAATGTTCCTACAAAGCCGACGACAAACGGCGCTTGTGGTTTTTTGTCAGTCCCTGCGTTGGGGAACCGGT includes:
- a CDS encoding glycosyltransferase family 4 protein gives rise to the protein MRIAYLCMDPGIPVFGNKGCSVHVQEVIRAFIKLGATVDLFTVRSGGSPPPGLEQVKLQQLPLPPKTDSAAREQAAMALNQDLFNLLEALNNYDLIYERYSLWSYAGMDFAAQNNIPGILEVNAPLVEEQAKHRDLIHKAQAETITSTLLQTAAAIICVSQEIANYIINKEGCTTLSKLHVIPNGINADRFPNAGTDKKPQAPFVVGFVGTLKPWHGLPGLIEAFAAFHRQQPNTRLMVVGDGPQKSEIQELCTKYNIEAAVDLIGAVAPQEIPAKLASMDIAVAPYPNLSEFYFSPLKVYEYMAAGLAVIASEIGQLKQLIIPGKNGLLCTPGNVDSLLQSLLRLYNDEKLRQTLGAEARKTVIQNYTWDKVADRIIQIAQRMEDKSGLKRGTA